A stretch of the Capsicum annuum cultivar UCD-10X-F1 chromosome 8, UCD10Xv1.1, whole genome shotgun sequence genome encodes the following:
- the LOC107879934 gene encoding phytosulfokines encodes MAKLCTFYMTAFLLLLMLTCATSRPMSTPYHDVTPMEHSKDKAVRKDELEDRCEGLGEEECLMRRTLEAHLDYIYTQRHKQP; translated from the exons atggctaagctTTGCACCTTTTACATGACAGcattcctcctcctcctcatgCTAACTTGCGCTACTTCCCGGCCGATGAGTACGCCTTATCACGACGTTACTCCGATGGAACACAGTAAG GATAAAGCAGTAAGGAAAGATGAATTGGAGGATAGATGTGAAGGTCTTGGAGAAGAAGAATGTTTGATGAGAAGAACATTAGAGGCTCATCTTGATTATATCTATACCCAGAGGCATAAGCAGCCTTAA